In Zingiber officinale cultivar Zhangliang chromosome 3A, Zo_v1.1, whole genome shotgun sequence, the DNA window CTTGTTGGAGTGAAAATTGGCCAAGGCATCCGCAGCAATGAAAGCACCAGGAAGATCCCGCACATTCTGCCTTCGAAGTTCAATTTGCGCCCACGGTTGCAAACCGTATAGAAAGTTGTAAAGTTTGTCCTCCTCGGACATGTTGGAAATATCCAACATCAAGGAAGTAAATTCCTTGACATAGTCTCAAACAGCTTTTagctaagttttatgcttagaaatcAAGCACACTCAACTATCAGCTTCTTTTGATCTCACCATAAGTGTTGGTTACTTTTGAGACACTTTTAGACTAAAATTTCTTTGCTCAAAACCAGAACATGCAGGTTTCACTAGAAAAAGTACCTACCTAAATGGGGTTTCAATTCTTTCTATCAACATATTTACGATGGATGATCACTCTCTAAAATGGAATTACAGATAATTATTACCGCATCTTGTAATCTGAGAAAGTTCACTGTAGTCTTCTTCTATTTATAttggaaaaaaaaacacaattagCTGGACCGAACTAAACTTGTAAGTAAACTTGTATTAACATTACGCTAAGAAATGACAATTATCAAAGTTAACCATAAACAGCAGGAGGAACAAGATCAAAGGATGAAAACAATTTTTAGTGGCCACTCAGGATCAATTGTCAAACATTGTATCAACAACTTTCAAGATTATATCTAAGAATACAAATAATATAAAGACCTTATGTTTTTTATGATGTTTTTAGAACACAGCCGGATACAGAATGAACTTGAAGGGAAATGCAGGAAAGCTTTGGATATTAAGCGTCATGGCATGGTCACACGTCaaaggagattgaatttgagagaATACAAGAACAAGTATAGCAGTAGCACTAATATATCTGACATTAAGCTCTAAATTTGAGAGAATACACGAACAAGTATAGCAGTAGGCCAGGAGCATTAATATATCTGATATTAAGCTCTAAATTTGAGAGAATACAAGAACAAGTATAGCAGTAGCACTAATATATCTGACATTAAGCtgtaaataaattagaaaatacaacATGAGCCAATAGCGAACATGGCCATTAACACACTAACAAGCTTCTTTCATCACTTCAGATTGTAAAAACTGCAAGGAACAGGAATAGCAATGAGCATAAGGACTAACAAGTCTAAAACTTATTAAATTGCTGGTCAAACAATGTTTAGTTTATAAAAAATGAGTTCATAAACAAGAAAAAGTTGCTCAAACCCTAATATTTATCCTAAATGCTTTCATATTTTCATCTTTACATTACTGCTTATAGTTCATAACCAGTAAATTCAAAACATGTTTTATGATAAATACAAGAACATGAGACAAGAAAATTTTGGTAGAATCAACATGAAAAAGGGAGAATTAGAAAAATCCAATCCAAATTCGAAAATTGaagcaaaacaaaaaaaaactttcattCTGAGGTGTTGCTAACCTGTCGATGGCACCAATGAATGAATTTGAATTTTTCCCCTCGGACGTATCCATTTCTGTAATCGATTAACAAGAGACgagaatgagaaggaaaaaaaaaactaaattgacTGCAAATAGAGTAGAACTGAGACAATGCACGAGTACAGACGTTGAGGAGCATCTGTGACTGCATCAGTGGAGACGTCGATCGACATGGCTCCGTCCTTGTTTAAATCGTTCTTGTTCTTGCCCCTCTTGTTGCGGTTCTTCGCCATGGCGGTAGATTGGAGGCTGGCTTCTAGGGTTTCTTCGCGTAGCACACAACACCGCAGCAACGGGATAAAGTGTTATATAGAAGCCCATTAAGGCCCAAAACATGATACTTTGGCCCACCAAATTTAGAAAGCCTGGCCGTTGTATTTGTCTTAAAATAAATCAACAATTATATGTACTATTTTGTCTTTAAGATGttgactttgaaaaaaaaaattctcttaactttttttgtttctttttgtttgcttTTTTGTCCATTCAGGTTTCCATATCTTACAACAcaactaatttaaaaatatacaacattttttctaatttatccacTGGGTAAATCTGAAAGTACAAATGGCCTTACAGATAGAAACTTAATTATCCCACTAGTTTAAACATGGTGCTCATTGGTTTTGAAATTCGAACCTTCGGTGCATAAGATATTCATTGGGTGTCTTACCGTTCCGTCATGCTCGGGGCTCTAATATCTTTCGTTGATGATAAAAGATGAAGGCGTTATCTTAGTGGCCCCTTTAGGACGAGCCATACACTTTGGAAGAGGATAAATCACATTGATTTATCCAACCTTAATTTAGCGGCTTTCCTAGATAGAGGGATGAGATAATTTGAAACAGTATTTATATATGTCAGaaatcaaatcatatttatcTAATAACAGAGGTATAAGGGCTTTATTTGATATAGATGAGATTAAGGttatatttgacatttaaatcTTGGGCTTACACTATAATTGGATTACATGTtgaaattttattcttttattattaaaatggtattaaataaaataattaatttttgtaaTGCAATCAAGATTAAATTATAAGACTGGTTATCCCTGACCAAATATAGTCTCATTACAACacactttatgaaagaaaaaaattgacATTGACATcacataaaataattaattttgtaataCAATCAAGATTAAATTATAAGACTGATTATCCCTACCCAAATATAGTCTCATTACAACACACTTTAtgaaaaaaattggcattaaagGAGAAGCTTCCTACTCCACCACTAATGCATATTGATTGGGGGTGCATAGCATGTTAGGGTTATGATTACAAACGGATTGAGCAACAGTTGAAACGATTAATCTCTACTGATACGATGAAATAGTAAGGCTTGAATTCCAATTCAGTTGACCTAAAAAATACTAGGTTAATAAATTGACTATTTTAATAGTTAGTAAAAATTTTCTCCAAAAATTAATCGACATAAATTGAATccgtaagtaaaaaaaaataaaatatttaaacactgaattttagttttaaatagaataaatattttagtGGTTCTGAGTATCTATAAATTAGACTTCAAATTTATtcaaaactaaagaaaaaaatatctagCTTCAAAATTAGTCCACTAAAATTCAgacatttaaattattaaaaaataattgaatcaattaattttCCGATAGAATCACTAATTTAATACCAAACTAGTAAATTAAGTAGTAagtagttgaatttaattcatataaactttattaaaacAAAACTTAGATAATTACCAAATAATTTAGTTTACTATCCTAAACAAGACAGCCTACCACAATAGTTTCAGAAATCTCCACACTTTTGGAATCAATTTATTTGATTGCCTTATTTagtaaaatattaatataataaaaaataggtCAATTTCACATTCTCaacatattattaataatataaatatataaaatgcatcttataaaaaaaaattggcttatataatatcataaatgtaCAGTGAGTATTTATTTTAAGCAgaaaactaaagaaataaaattgtaattatacctttatataaataataaaaaaacccaCTAATTATTTCTTAATAGGAAAATCAAGGGCAATTTAGTCATTCCGCTGTACTGCTAATTGGTTGGAGCGTTGAAGTTCGAAACCAGGCGAAGccagttagaaaaaaaaaaaccatcCTATTCACTAATAATAACGAACGTATCTGTAGTCTTTGTGCCTAATGGCTCAATCGTACTTTTTGagaatgtttagggtttttaatTCTATCGGCCATTTTCTtttctcttaaaaaaaaaaaattgatgacaaaagatgaatacgtgCTCCTGCCAATCAGTCTCAGGATCAAcatggaggagataaatcacggacgattactagtctttggaataatgactaacacataaagaaaatatttatctcaATTTTACCAAGATTCGAATCCCAAATTTCATTAATAACAACACCTCATGTGTtagccttaaaaaaaaaaacaaatgtaacgacgagagagagagagaatttgcCTGGAAATTTGAATCTTCCGTGGatcagagtttttttttttttttttgtttccattGGGAGATCGCGGCTGTATGTGAAGCCCATTATCCTCGTCGGGTGGTAGAAATGAAGATTAGGGTCGTGATTATGAATTGAGTTGGAGTGATCGCTTTTCTTTTTTGGCCGCCGAATATTGTGGGAGAAGCAGATGCTTAAAGGAAAGATTTTTCAGTTTTTTGGGGGATTACAGTTGAGTTAGCCACCTCTTTCCCTGCTGAATCGGACCAGAATGGGGCGAGGTTCGGAAAGATGGCTGCTTTTGAGTTTTGACTATGGAGTCATAGGAGATCAGGAGTGGTTTGTATGATGTCGTCAACTGGCGCAATGGATGGCGACGGGTTCGGTCGGAGCACTCTGAGGTGATGCTGGATTCTATCAGGCAGAGGGATGAGCAGCCTAGGGATTTACCGCCAGTTTTGCCCGTTCGGCCAACCTCGAGGGGTCGCCTGCTCACTTCAAGGAGGCCCATGTCTGTAATGCCTAATTACGAAGACGTCGGTCCAAGAAGGTTAGAGGAGAAGGAAAAGGAGCGTACAGTTAGGAATGATAAGGATGTGGTGCTTAAAAGTGGAATTTTTGGCAGCAAGAGGATAACGAGGTCAGAGAGGATGGATGGATCTCCCTGTTTAGGAGTTCCAGAACTTAACAAGTTATGAGAAAAGGGTGCAGGTTTCCAATGTTTCAGCACTTATGCCAGGTAAAATGTTGGAATATGGCGATACCAACGCAATAGAGGTAATCCCTGGCTGCCCATGTTGAACATGAACTAAGTGCAAGATAGCATAGTAGATATAACATTCAAAAGCCATGTGTTCAGAGTTATTTCTTCGCTGATTGACCCCTTTTTTGTTCATTATTTTGTCACTTGGAGTTTCAGCTATGCTCTATTCGTTGGGCTAATCCCAATTAAGTCTTCTCATAATAGACTTTGGCATCAATAAAATTTTATCATCTTAATTTGCATAGTGTAGGTTATGGACACCATTAGAGTGATCTCAACCACCATCAGTAGTAATCTTTGTCATATTTTGTTGTTAAAAGTGGCACAAGGTATGAAAGTGGCTAAACAACGTGCCTTGTGGATCTAGTTGGCCAGAGTAGGTGTTACTTTTCCGTTGTTTGCACTGTGAGGCCTCCTTCTGGAGGTTAATGGGGATGATGTAAAATAGGCATCTAGTTGAAAGTTATGAAAATTCCCAGTAGCCAGGTGCTTCACAAGACTATCAATTCTGACCAACTCAAGCCTAAGGTTGGATGAAGAGCAAAATAACTTGAAGAACCTTTACCTGTATAAACCGAATCATATCTTTTCCTTTAGAAAAAGGCAACCATAAAGCATTCAGCTATAAAGTAGATAATTAGGGTATCTTTACTTTTCCTTTCTTGGTACATCATTTGAATTAGAATTGACCACTGAAAGtttctctattattattattatattctcATATCCTTGTGTCTCCTAGATTTCGTGAATGCATTTAGATGGtagattttatattatatattgatACAAGTTATAGCAAGCGGATCTAGAAGATGACGTGATAATCAAAGTCAAAGTCAAAGTCAAAGTTAAAGTGATGTGACGATCAAAATCAGGATAAAGGAGCCTTTCACACCTGGTTCTATTGATTACCCAACCTCAAAGTTCTCGAGTCCTGCACGAATGATCGTAAAGTAGGACGATCGTAAAGTTCTCGAGTCCTTCACTGAGTGactaagtttcaatgggatgtTGATTGCGACAAGACGTTCAAGGAGCTGAAGAATTATTTAGCTGCTTTGCCCATATTAGCTAAATCAATAGTGGGTGAAACTTTGTGAGTTTATTTATCAGCTAATGAGCATGTTATTGGTTCAGTGTTGGTGAGGCAGGATTGAAAAGAGTAACAATCTGTATATTTtttgagtcatttattaaaagaagTAGAGCGTCGTTACACTGCACTCGAGAAATTAGAGTATGAATTGGTCTTAGCTGCTTGAAGGTTGTGCCCTTATTTTTTATCGCAGTCAATCATCCTATTAACTAATAGCACTTTGGGTCGAGTGCTTGTCAACCTTGAGGCATCTGgaagattgatcaaatggacaactgaattagtaagtatgacatacaatatcaacctcgagCAGCCATCAAAGCCTAGGCCCTAGCTGATTTCATAATAGAAATGCAAGGTCCTGAAACTGAGGAAACTTGGAAGATATATATTGATGGATCCTCTATCTAGCAGGGTAGTAGGATAGACATTCTTGTTATATCACCCAGGGAAGATCGAATGCAATTAtctgttcgattaaattattgaGCCACTAACAATGAAATGGAATATGAGGCATTAATAGCTGGATTGCAAGCTGCACGACACGTGAGAGTTGCTTGGGTCTTAATctattcagattctcagctggCAGCTCAACAATTATCCAACAATTTTGAGATCAACAATGAATAACTCAAATTATATGCAGagacatttgataagttgaaggctGAATTTCAAGAAGTAATTATACAGAAGATTCCTCGTTCAGACAATCAAACATTAGATGAGTTAGTTAAATTAACTTTTGCCATAATTCCTTGGAATTTATATAAGCTTGTTGAGCAAACATTATTAGTGGTTTGCATTGAGCGCCAGACCGACCTGGAGCTACAAAGTGACTGGAGAACACTAATCATCTTAATCTTACAGCAAGGTACTCTACCAATTGACAGGGAA includes these proteins:
- the LOC122051569 gene encoding uncharacterized protein LOC122051569 yields the protein MAKNRNKRGKNKNDLNKDGAMSIDVSTDAVTDAPQQMDTSEGKNSNSFIGAIDRKIKKAGRVTRSKNLRKLKRVAKAITKNEKGEEKQFKMKSRTQRVQMAKTLYN